A genomic stretch from Mycobacterium malmoense includes:
- a CDS encoding acyl-CoA synthetase, whose product MDLNFSMVTRPVERLVATAQNGLEVLRLGGLETGSVPSPSQIVESVPMYKLRRYFPPDSRPGHAPVGPPVLMVHPMMMSADMWDVTREDGAVGILHANGLDPWVIDFGSPDKVEGGMRRNLADHIVALSQAIDTVKDETGNDVHLVGYSQGGMFCYQAAAYRRSKNLASIVAFGSPVDTLAALPMGVPANLGAAAANFMADHVFSRLAIPSWLARTGFQMMDPLKTAKARVDFVRQLHDREALLPREQQRRFLESEGWIAWSGPAISELLKQFIAHNRMMTGGFAINGQMVTLTDITCPVLAFVGEVDDIGQPASVRGIRRAAPNAEVYECLVRTGHFGLVVGSKAARESWPTVAAWVRWLSAGGDKPDGIDVMADQPAEHTDSGVAFSSRLAHGIGEVSGAALGAVRGTANAVVAANKSMRNLAVETVRTLPRLVRLGQINDHTRISLGRIIDEQAHDAPQGEFLLFDGRVHTYEAVNRRINNVVRGLIEVGVRQGDRVGVLMETRPSALVAIAALSRLGAVAVVMRPDADLAASVRLGGVSEILTDPTNLEAARQLPGQVLVLGGGESRDLHLPEDASEQAHVIDMEQIDPDAVKLPAWYRPNPGLARDLAFIAFSAASGELVAKQITNYRWAVSAFGTASTAALDRRDTVYCLTPLHHESALLVSLGGAVVGGTRIALSRGLQPDRFVQEVRQYGVTVVSYTWAMLREVLDDPGDPAFVLHGNHPVRLFIGSGMPTGLWERVLDAFAPAHVVEFFATTDGQAVLANVSGAKVGSKGRPLPGVGRVVLGAYDAEQDLILEDDRGFVQIAEPNQVGLLLAASKGPIDPTASVKRGVFAPADTWISTEYLFYRDADGDYWLAGRRGSVVHTARGLVFVEPVTDALGRVNGVDLAVTYNVPVGDRQVAVSAVTLLPGASITAADLTEAVANIPIGVGPDIVHVCREMTLSATYRPTVSALRAAGIPKPGRQAWYFDAGSTQFRRLTPAVRSELSGAR is encoded by the coding sequence GTGGATCTCAACTTTTCGATGGTCACGCGACCGGTCGAGCGTCTGGTCGCGACTGCCCAGAACGGGCTGGAGGTCTTGCGGCTCGGGGGATTGGAAACCGGCAGCGTCCCGTCGCCGTCCCAGATCGTCGAGAGCGTCCCGATGTACAAGCTCCGGCGGTATTTCCCACCGGACAGCCGTCCCGGACACGCGCCGGTGGGCCCACCGGTGTTGATGGTGCACCCGATGATGATGTCGGCGGACATGTGGGACGTCACCCGCGAGGACGGCGCGGTGGGGATCCTGCACGCCAATGGGCTGGATCCGTGGGTCATCGACTTCGGCTCGCCCGACAAGGTCGAAGGCGGCATGCGCCGCAACCTGGCCGACCACATCGTCGCGCTCAGCCAAGCGATCGACACGGTGAAGGACGAAACCGGCAACGACGTGCACCTGGTGGGCTACTCGCAGGGCGGGATGTTCTGCTACCAGGCCGCGGCATATCGGCGTTCGAAGAACCTCGCCAGCATCGTGGCGTTCGGCTCCCCGGTGGACACCCTGGCCGCGTTGCCGATGGGCGTCCCGGCGAACCTCGGGGCGGCCGCCGCGAATTTCATGGCCGATCACGTGTTCAGCCGACTGGCCATCCCAAGTTGGTTGGCGCGCACCGGTTTTCAGATGATGGACCCGCTTAAGACCGCCAAGGCCCGGGTGGACTTCGTGCGCCAGTTGCACGACCGGGAGGCCCTGCTGCCGCGCGAGCAGCAGCGCAGGTTCCTCGAGTCCGAAGGCTGGATCGCGTGGTCGGGCCCGGCGATCTCGGAGTTGCTCAAGCAGTTCATCGCGCACAACCGCATGATGACCGGCGGTTTCGCCATCAACGGGCAGATGGTCACCCTCACCGATATCACCTGCCCGGTGCTGGCCTTCGTCGGCGAGGTCGACGACATCGGGCAGCCGGCGTCGGTGCGCGGCATCCGGCGGGCGGCGCCGAACGCCGAGGTCTACGAATGCCTCGTCCGCACGGGGCATTTCGGCCTGGTCGTCGGATCCAAAGCGGCAAGGGAGAGCTGGCCCACCGTCGCCGCATGGGTGCGATGGCTCTCCGCCGGCGGCGACAAGCCTGACGGCATCGACGTGATGGCCGACCAGCCGGCCGAGCACACCGACAGCGGCGTCGCCTTCAGCTCTCGGCTCGCGCACGGCATCGGGGAGGTCTCCGGGGCGGCGCTGGGGGCGGTGCGCGGCACGGCCAACGCGGTCGTCGCGGCCAACAAATCCATGCGCAACCTGGCCGTGGAGACGGTCCGCACGCTGCCGCGACTGGTCCGGCTGGGACAGATCAACGATCACACCCGCATCTCGCTGGGCCGCATCATCGACGAACAGGCACACGACGCCCCGCAGGGCGAATTCCTCCTGTTCGACGGGCGCGTGCACACCTACGAGGCCGTGAATCGGCGCATCAACAACGTCGTTCGCGGACTGATCGAAGTCGGGGTACGGCAGGGCGACCGCGTGGGCGTCTTGATGGAGACGCGGCCCAGCGCGCTGGTCGCCATCGCCGCGCTGTCGCGGCTGGGCGCCGTCGCCGTCGTGATGCGGCCCGACGCCGACCTGGCCGCGTCGGTCCGGCTCGGTGGGGTAAGCGAGATCCTGACCGATCCCACCAACCTCGAGGCGGCACGCCAACTGCCGGGGCAGGTGCTGGTGCTCGGCGGCGGTGAGTCGCGCGATCTGCACCTGCCCGAGGACGCGTCTGAGCAGGCCCACGTCATCGACATGGAGCAGATCGACCCCGACGCCGTCAAGCTGCCCGCGTGGTACCGGCCCAATCCGGGGTTGGCCCGCGATCTGGCGTTCATCGCGTTCAGCGCGGCGAGCGGCGAACTGGTGGCCAAGCAGATCACCAACTACCGGTGGGCGGTGTCGGCCTTCGGGACCGCGTCGACCGCCGCCCTGGACCGCCGCGACACCGTGTACTGCCTGACGCCGCTGCACCACGAGTCCGCGTTGCTGGTCAGCCTGGGCGGCGCGGTCGTCGGCGGCACCCGCATCGCGCTGTCACGGGGCCTGCAGCCCGACCGGTTCGTCCAGGAGGTGCGGCAGTACGGCGTCACGGTGGTGTCCTACACCTGGGCCATGCTCCGCGAGGTCCTCGATGATCCGGGCGATCCCGCCTTCGTGCTGCACGGCAACCACCCGGTGCGCCTGTTCATCGGCTCGGGCATGCCTACCGGATTGTGGGAACGGGTCCTCGACGCGTTCGCGCCCGCCCACGTCGTCGAGTTCTTCGCCACCACCGACGGACAGGCGGTGCTGGCCAACGTTTCCGGCGCCAAGGTCGGCAGCAAGGGCCGCCCGCTGCCCGGCGTGGGGCGGGTCGTGCTCGGTGCCTACGACGCCGAGCAGGACCTGATCCTGGAGGACGACCGCGGTTTCGTGCAGATCGCCGAGCCCAACCAGGTCGGGCTGCTGCTCGCCGCGTCCAAAGGGCCGATCGATCCGACGGCGTCGGTCAAACGGGGCGTCTTCGCTCCCGCGGACACCTGGATATCGACCGAGTATCTCTTCTACCGCGACGCGGACGGTGACTACTGGCTGGCGGGCCGGCGCGGTTCGGTGGTCCACACCGCGCGTGGACTGGTGTTTGTCGAGCCGGTCACCGACGCGCTGGGTCGCGTCAACGGTGTCGACCTCGCCGTGACCTACAACGTGCCGGTGGGTGACCGGCAGGTCGCGGTGTCGGCGGTGACGCTGCTGCCTGGAGCCTCCATCACCGCGGCCGACTTGACCGAGGCCGTCGCCAACATCCCGATCGGAGTAGGACCTGACATCGTGCACGTGTGCCGGGAGATGACGCTGAGCGCAACCTATCGTCCCACCGTCAGCGCGCTGCGGGCCGCCGGGATTCCCAAGCCGGGCCGCCAGGCGTGGTACTTCGACGCCGGCAGCACCCAGTTCCGCCGGCTGACCCCGGCGGTGCGGTCCGAGCTGAGCGGCGCGCGGTAA
- a CDS encoding HAD-IIA family hydrolase, with protein MKSIAQQYDCLLIDLDGTVFRGAQPTDGAVQSLDKVHSRKLYITNNASRSADEVASHLRELGFSATGEDVVTSAQSAAKLLADQLPPESRVLIVGTEALANEIAAVGLRPVRRYDDNPVAVVQGLSATIGWSDLAEAALAIRAGALWVATNVDVTLPTERGLLPGNGSLVAALRAATGAEPRVAGKPAPRLLDDAVARGDFRAPLVIGDRLDTDIEGANAAKLPSLMVLTGVSTARDAVYAEPVRRPTYIGHDLRSLHQDAQRLAVRPQPGWRVDVGDKAVTVSVNGVDDGDGLSVVRAVASAVWGAGNRPLRVAAADDRARDALRRWSLVRGD; from the coding sequence ATGAAAAGCATTGCGCAGCAATATGATTGCCTGCTGATAGATCTGGACGGGACGGTATTTCGCGGCGCTCAGCCCACCGACGGCGCGGTGCAGTCGCTGGACAAGGTACACAGCCGCAAGCTCTACATCACCAACAACGCCTCGCGCAGCGCCGACGAGGTGGCGTCGCACCTGCGCGAGCTGGGCTTCAGCGCCACCGGCGAGGACGTCGTCACCAGCGCGCAGAGCGCGGCGAAGCTGCTGGCCGATCAGTTGCCGCCGGAGTCCCGAGTGCTGATCGTGGGCACCGAAGCGCTGGCCAACGAGATCGCCGCCGTCGGATTGCGTCCCGTGCGCCGGTACGACGACAACCCGGTCGCCGTCGTCCAGGGCCTCTCCGCGACCATCGGCTGGTCCGACCTTGCCGAGGCCGCCCTGGCCATCCGGGCCGGCGCGCTGTGGGTCGCGACCAACGTCGACGTCACCCTGCCCACCGAACGTGGTCTGCTGCCTGGGAACGGGTCGCTGGTGGCCGCGCTGCGGGCGGCCACCGGCGCCGAGCCGCGGGTGGCGGGCAAACCGGCGCCGCGACTGCTGGACGATGCGGTGGCCCGCGGCGACTTCCGGGCGCCCCTGGTGATCGGCGACCGATTGGACACCGACATCGAGGGCGCCAACGCGGCCAAGCTGCCCAGCCTGATGGTGCTCACCGGGGTTAGCACCGCGCGGGACGCGGTGTACGCCGAACCGGTCCGCCGGCCCACCTACATCGGCCACGACCTGCGTTCGCTGCACCAGGACGCCCAGCGGCTCGCGGTGCGGCCGCAGCCGGGCTGGCGCGTCGACGTCGGCGACAAGGCGGTGACGGTCAGCGTCAACGGCGTGGATGACGGTGACGGGCTGTCGGTCGTCCGCGCCGTCGCCAGCGCGGTATGGGGTGCCGGCAACCGGCCCCTGCGCGTCGCGGCCGCCGACGACCGGGCCCGCGACGCGCTGCGGCGCTGGTCGCTGGTGCGCGGCGACTGA
- a CDS encoding DNA-3-methyladenine glycosylase — translation MQSGRDAAAGQLSVDPVAAAHRLLGATLTGRGVRAVVVEVEAYGGVPDGPWPDAAAHSYRGRNGRNAVMFGPPGRLYTYRSHGIHVCANVSCGPDGTAAAVLLRAAALEDGTDVTRARRGELVRTAALARGPGNLCSALGITMADNGVDLFGPDSPVTLELNAPLIAASGPRVGISQAADRPWRLWLAGHPEVSAYRRSPRAPAPGTSD, via the coding sequence GTGCAATCGGGCCGAGACGCGGCCGCGGGCCAGCTGTCAGTCGATCCGGTCGCGGCCGCGCATCGACTGCTCGGCGCCACCCTCACCGGCCGGGGCGTGCGCGCCGTCGTCGTCGAAGTCGAGGCCTACGGCGGCGTCCCCGACGGTCCCTGGCCGGACGCCGCGGCCCACTCCTACCGCGGCCGCAACGGCCGCAACGCCGTGATGTTCGGGCCGCCCGGGCGGCTGTACACCTACCGCAGCCACGGGATCCACGTCTGCGCCAACGTCTCGTGCGGACCCGACGGGACCGCCGCGGCCGTCCTGCTGCGCGCCGCGGCCCTGGAGGACGGCACCGACGTCACGCGGGCCCGCCGCGGCGAGCTGGTCCGCACCGCCGCGCTGGCGCGCGGCCCGGGAAACCTGTGCTCAGCATTGGGAATCACCATGGCCGACAACGGAGTTGACCTGTTCGGCCCGGACAGTCCGGTGACGCTCGAACTCAACGCCCCGCTGATCGCCGCGTCCGGTCCCCGCGTTGGGATCAGCCAGGCCGCCGACCGGCCCTGGCGATTGTGGCTTGCGGGCCACCCGGAGGTTTCGGCGTACCGGCGAAGTCCGCGGGCGCCCGCGCCCGGGACCAGCGACTAG
- a CDS encoding TetR family transcriptional regulator: MTATNRRPGRPAGSSDTRDRILASARKLFARNGIGNTSIRAVAADAGVDSALVHHYFGTKEKLFAAAVRVPIDPMDVIGPLREAPVEELGYTIPSMLLPLWDSEIGAGMIATIRSILAGTEVNLFRSFIQDVIAAEVGPRVDNPPGSGPVRVQFVASQLVGVVMARYILELEPFASLPAERIARTIAPNLQRYLTGDLPDVPAP, translated from the coding sequence GTGACGGCGACCAACAGGCGGCCCGGCCGGCCGGCCGGGAGCTCCGATACCCGGGACCGGATCCTGGCCAGCGCACGGAAGCTGTTTGCACGCAACGGGATTGGCAATACGTCGATACGCGCCGTGGCCGCCGACGCGGGCGTCGATTCGGCGCTGGTGCATCACTACTTCGGCACCAAGGAAAAGCTGTTCGCCGCGGCCGTTCGCGTCCCGATCGACCCGATGGACGTCATCGGCCCATTGCGCGAAGCGCCCGTCGAGGAACTCGGCTACACAATCCCGTCAATGTTGTTGCCGCTGTGGGACTCCGAGATCGGAGCCGGGATGATCGCCACGATCCGCTCGATCCTGGCCGGCACGGAGGTCAACCTCTTCCGTTCGTTCATCCAGGACGTGATCGCCGCCGAAGTGGGCCCGCGCGTGGACAATCCGCCGGGCAGCGGACCCGTCCGCGTCCAGTTCGTCGCGTCGCAGCTGGTGGGCGTGGTGATGGCGCGCTACATCCTGGAGTTGGAGCCGTTCGCGTCGCTGCCGGCCGAGCGGATCGCCCGGACCATCGCGCCGAATCTGCAGCGCTACCTCACCGGGGATCTGCCGGACGTGCCCGCGCCATGA
- a CDS encoding ammonium transporter — protein sequence MHAIDPAATAWLLASTALVLLMTPGLAIFYGGMVRITGVLNMIMMSFIAIPLVTVAWLLVGYTVAFSEDGAGGLIGNLRHIGMLGIGPDTVHGAVPELLYATFQLTFAIITAALVSGAIADRAKFAAWMAFVSLWSVVVYSVVAHWVWGPGGWLAKLGVLDYAGGLVVEIVSGSSALALALVLGPRIGFKKDAMRPHNLPLVLLGVGLLWFGWFGFNAGSALAANGTAAAIFLNTLVAGCLGMLGWLSVEQIRDGRPTTFGAASGVVAGLVAITPSCGTVNTLGAAVVGIAAGIVCSFAVSAKFRLNYDDSLDVVGVHFVGGVVGVSLIGLFATTVMTSGPRGLFYGGGVAQLGKQALAIVAVALYAFTMSYLLAKLIDRVIGFRLSPEDETNGVDLTQHAETAYAEGVHGHLPLRRPGP from the coding sequence ATGCATGCGATCGACCCTGCCGCCACGGCGTGGCTGCTGGCCAGCACCGCACTGGTCCTGCTGATGACCCCCGGCCTGGCGATCTTCTACGGCGGCATGGTCCGCATCACCGGGGTGCTCAACATGATCATGATGAGCTTCATCGCCATACCGCTGGTCACGGTGGCGTGGCTGTTGGTCGGCTACACCGTCGCGTTCTCCGAGGACGGGGCGGGCGGGCTTATCGGCAACCTCAGACACATCGGGATGCTCGGCATCGGCCCCGACACCGTCCACGGCGCGGTTCCCGAACTGCTCTATGCCACGTTCCAGTTGACGTTCGCGATCATCACGGCGGCGCTGGTGAGCGGTGCGATCGCCGACCGCGCCAAGTTCGCGGCGTGGATGGCGTTCGTCTCGCTGTGGTCGGTCGTCGTGTATTCGGTTGTCGCGCATTGGGTGTGGGGACCCGGCGGCTGGCTGGCGAAGTTAGGGGTGCTCGACTACGCGGGCGGTCTCGTCGTCGAGATCGTCTCCGGCTCGTCCGCCCTGGCCCTGGCGCTGGTGCTCGGGCCCCGCATCGGCTTCAAGAAGGACGCCATGCGGCCGCACAATCTGCCGCTGGTGTTGCTCGGTGTCGGGCTGCTCTGGTTCGGCTGGTTCGGGTTCAACGCCGGTTCCGCCCTGGCCGCCAACGGAACTGCCGCGGCCATCTTCCTCAACACGCTCGTCGCCGGCTGCCTGGGCATGCTCGGCTGGTTATCGGTCGAACAGATCCGCGACGGCCGGCCCACCACGTTCGGCGCGGCCTCCGGCGTGGTGGCCGGCCTCGTCGCCATCACCCCGTCGTGCGGAACCGTCAACACGCTCGGCGCGGCGGTCGTCGGCATCGCGGCCGGCATCGTGTGCTCGTTCGCGGTCAGCGCGAAATTCCGTCTCAACTACGACGATTCGCTTGATGTGGTCGGTGTGCACTTCGTCGGCGGTGTCGTCGGCGTGTCCTTGATCGGGCTGTTTGCCACGACGGTCATGACGTCGGGTCCCCGGGGCCTCTTCTACGGGGGCGGCGTCGCCCAGCTGGGCAAACAGGCGCTCGCGATCGTCGCCGTCGCGCTCTATGCGTTCACGATGTCGTACCTTCTCGCGAAGTTGATCGACCGGGTGATCGGTTTCCGGCTCAGCCCCGAAGACGAGACCAACGGCGTCGACCTCACCCAGCACGCCGAAACCGCCTATGCCGAAGGCGTGCACGGGCATCTGCCGCTGCGCCGCCCCGGCCCTTGA
- the tyrS gene encoding tyrosine--tRNA ligase yields MSAGILNELGWRELIAQSTDLDALAAEARRGPMTVYAGFDPTAPSLHAGHLVPLLALRRFQRAGHRPIVLAGGATGMIGDPRDVGERSLNEADTVAAWTGRIRGQLERFLEFDAFDPTGAIVVNNLEWTGRLSAIEFLRDVGKHFSVNVMLDRDTIRRRLEGEGISYTEFSYMLLQANDYVELHRRHGCTLQIGGSDQWGNIIAGVRLVRQKLGATVHALTVPLVTAADGTKFGKSTGGGSLWLDPQMTSPYAWYQYFVNTVDADVIRYLRWFTFLPAEELAELERATAERPQQRAAQRRLAAELTALVHGEAATEAAEHASRALFGQGELGRLDEATLAAALRETSVAELKPGGPDGIVDLLVASGLSASRGAARRTIGEGGVSVNNVRVDSDEWVPRPSDFLHGRWLVLRRGKRNIAGIERVENG; encoded by the coding sequence ATGTCTGCCGGGATCCTCAACGAGCTGGGCTGGCGAGAGTTGATCGCCCAGTCCACCGACCTCGACGCCCTGGCCGCCGAAGCGCGGCGCGGGCCGATGACCGTGTACGCCGGCTTCGACCCGACCGCGCCGAGCCTGCACGCCGGGCACCTGGTTCCCCTGCTGGCGTTGCGCCGGTTCCAGCGCGCCGGGCATCGTCCGATCGTGCTCGCCGGCGGCGCCACCGGCATGATCGGTGACCCGCGCGACGTCGGCGAGCGCAGCCTCAACGAGGCCGACACCGTCGCCGCATGGACCGGGCGGATCCGCGGACAGCTGGAACGCTTCTTGGAATTCGACGCCTTTGACCCGACCGGCGCCATCGTCGTCAACAACCTGGAGTGGACGGGCCGACTGTCGGCGATCGAGTTTCTGCGCGACGTCGGCAAGCACTTTTCGGTCAACGTGATGCTGGACCGCGACACCATCCGACGGCGCCTGGAAGGGGAGGGGATCTCCTACACGGAGTTCAGCTACATGCTGCTGCAGGCCAACGACTACGTCGAGTTGCACCGGCGCCACGGCTGCACGCTGCAGATCGGCGGCTCCGATCAGTGGGGCAACATCATCGCCGGCGTCCGCCTGGTCCGCCAGAAGCTGGGCGCGACGGTGCACGCGCTCACGGTCCCGCTGGTGACCGCCGCCGACGGCACCAAGTTCGGCAAGTCCACCGGCGGCGGCAGCCTGTGGCTGGACCCGCAGATGACCAGCCCGTATGCCTGGTACCAGTACTTCGTCAACACCGTCGACGCCGACGTGATCCGCTACCTGCGCTGGTTCACCTTCCTGCCGGCCGAGGAGCTGGCCGAGCTGGAACGCGCGACGGCCGAGCGCCCGCAGCAACGCGCCGCCCAACGGCGGCTGGCCGCCGAGCTGACCGCTCTGGTGCACGGCGAGGCGGCCACCGAGGCGGCCGAGCACGCCAGCCGGGCGCTGTTCGGGCAGGGCGAGCTGGGCCGCCTGGACGAGGCGACGCTGGCCGCGGCGCTGCGCGAGACCTCGGTGGCCGAGCTCAAGCCCGGTGGTCCCGACGGGATCGTCGACCTCCTGGTGGCCAGCGGCCTGTCGGCCAGCAGGGGGGCCGCCCGGCGCACCATCGGCGAGGGCGGCGTCTCGGTCAACAACGTCCGCGTCGACAGCGACGAATGGGTGCCGCGGCCCTCGGACTTCCTGCACGGCCGGTGGCTGGTGCTGCGGCGCGGCAAACGCAACATCGCCGGGATCGAAAGGGTCGAGAACGGGTAG
- a CDS encoding Trm112 family protein, with translation MLDDSLLSILVCPADRGPLLLVSQESGAELLYNPRLRRAYRIEDGIPVLLIDEARDVDDDEHARLMARARPADPR, from the coding sequence ATGCTCGACGATTCGCTGCTGAGCATCCTGGTATGCCCCGCCGACCGGGGCCCGTTGCTGCTGGTCTCCCAGGAAAGCGGGGCCGAGTTGCTCTACAACCCGCGGCTGCGGCGCGCCTACCGCATCGAGGACGGCATCCCGGTGCTGCTGATCGACGAGGCCCGCGACGTCGACGACGACGAGCACGCCCGGCTCATGGCGCGGGCACGTCCGGCAGATCCCCGGTGA
- a CDS encoding ABC transporter permease, with translation MQGYTATTARILRQLAADHRSVALILLVPILVITLMYFMFENVPHRPGTQAPFNNACLILLGLFPLFVMFIITSITMQRERASGTLERILTTPLRRLDLLIAYGTAFSIAAAAQAIVACVVSFWLLGFDTAGSPVWVFVIAIVNAVLGVGLGLLCSAFARTEFQAVQFIPLVMVPQLLLAGIIVPRPSMAHWLQWISNVLPASYALEALRQVGAHPQLTSVAVRDIVVVSGFAIAALCLAAATLRRRTP, from the coding sequence CTGCAGGGTTACACCGCGACCACAGCACGAATCCTGCGTCAGCTGGCCGCCGATCACCGCAGCGTGGCGCTGATCCTGCTGGTGCCGATCCTGGTCATCACGCTGATGTACTTCATGTTCGAAAATGTCCCGCACCGCCCGGGCACGCAGGCGCCATTCAACAACGCCTGCCTGATCCTGCTGGGCCTGTTCCCGCTTTTCGTGATGTTCATCATCACGTCCATCACCATGCAGCGCGAACGGGCCTCAGGGACGCTGGAGCGCATCCTGACCACTCCGCTACGACGGCTCGACCTGCTGATCGCCTACGGCACCGCGTTCTCGATCGCCGCCGCGGCGCAAGCCATTGTGGCGTGCGTCGTGTCGTTTTGGCTGCTCGGCTTCGACACCGCGGGCAGCCCGGTGTGGGTGTTCGTGATCGCGATCGTCAACGCCGTGCTGGGCGTCGGCCTGGGCCTGCTCTGTAGCGCGTTCGCCCGCACCGAGTTTCAGGCCGTGCAGTTCATTCCGCTGGTCATGGTTCCTCAGCTGCTGCTGGCCGGCATCATCGTGCCACGGCCATCGATGGCCCACTGGCTGCAGTGGATCAGCAACGTGCTGCCGGCCAGCTACGCGCTGGAGGCGTTGCGGCAGGTGGGTGCGCATCCGCAGTTGACCTCCGTCGCGGTGCGCGACATCGTCGTCGTGTCCGGTTTCGCGATCGCCGCGCTGTGCCTGGCCGCGGCGACGCTGCGGCGACGGACGCCGTAG
- a CDS encoding tetratricopeptide repeat protein, whose product MVDDRQRHDGERRPRPAAGGWSGPGRARPVQPQNAGHNAQHDGPPVPASVDARQLAPEIRRELSTLDRATADAVARHLVAAGELIDEDPETALSHARAARARSSRIAAVREAVGIAAYRCGDWAQALAELRAARRMGSKSALLALIADCERGLGRPERAIELARGPEAAQLSGDDADELRIVAAGARADLGQLERALTILATPQLDPSRRGSTAARLFYAYADTLLALGRDDEALQWFLRSAAADTEGVTDAEDRVSELG is encoded by the coding sequence GTGGTCGACGACAGGCAGAGGCACGACGGTGAGCGACGACCGCGCCCGGCGGCCGGCGGCTGGTCGGGACCTGGCCGGGCGCGCCCGGTTCAACCGCAAAACGCCGGCCACAATGCCCAACACGACGGGCCCCCGGTACCGGCCAGCGTGGACGCCAGGCAGCTGGCACCCGAAATCCGCCGCGAGCTGAGCACCTTGGACCGTGCCACGGCCGACGCGGTGGCGCGCCACCTGGTCGCCGCCGGTGAGCTGATCGACGAGGACCCGGAAACCGCGCTGAGTCATGCCCGCGCGGCGCGGGCCCGATCCAGCAGGATCGCCGCGGTCCGCGAAGCCGTCGGAATCGCCGCCTACCGCTGCGGCGACTGGGCCCAGGCGCTGGCCGAATTGCGCGCGGCCCGCCGCATGGGCAGCAAGTCCGCATTGCTTGCGCTGATCGCCGATTGCGAACGCGGACTTGGCCGTCCAGAGCGGGCGATCGAACTGGCGCGTGGACCCGAGGCGGCGCAGCTGTCCGGTGACGATGCCGACGAGTTGCGCATCGTGGCCGCCGGCGCGCGCGCGGACCTCGGGCAGCTGGAGCGGGCGTTGACCATCTTGGCCACGCCGCAGCTGGACCCTAGCCGCAGGGGCTCGACGGCGGCGCGGTTGTTCTACGCCTACGCGGACACGCTGCTGGCGCTTGGCCGCGACGACGAGGCGCTGCAATGGTTCCTGCGCTCCGCGGCCGCCGACACCGAAGGCGTCACCGACGCCGAAGATCGGGTCAGCGAACTGGGCTGA
- a CDS encoding ABC transporter ATP-binding protein: MMSSSSDELLSEGCEAAVSIEHLRVVRFKHPALHDFSVRMARGTITGLLGPSGCGKTTLMRCIVGTQIVAGRSKGTVTVLGRPAGSPALRRRVGYMPQDATIYNDLRIVDNVRYFASLYGFDGHAADVAIERVGLADHRAAFCGNLSGGERTRVSLACALVCQPELLVLDEPTVGLDPVLRANLWEQFADLARGGTTLLVSSHVMDEADHCGDLLLMRAGRLVAHTTPTRLREDTGCTSLEDAFLSIIRRSTTPQAG, encoded by the coding sequence ATGATGAGTTCATCAAGTGATGAATTATTGTCGGAGGGGTGCGAGGCCGCCGTCAGCATCGAGCACCTGCGCGTGGTCCGCTTCAAACACCCCGCGCTGCATGACTTCTCGGTGCGAATGGCCCGGGGCACCATCACCGGCCTGCTCGGTCCGTCCGGCTGCGGCAAGACCACGCTGATGCGGTGCATCGTCGGCACCCAGATCGTGGCCGGCCGCTCCAAGGGCACCGTTACGGTACTGGGCCGGCCGGCCGGAAGCCCGGCACTGCGCCGTCGGGTCGGATACATGCCGCAGGACGCGACGATCTACAACGACCTGAGGATCGTCGACAACGTCCGCTACTTCGCCTCGCTCTATGGATTCGACGGCCACGCCGCCGACGTCGCCATCGAGCGGGTCGGGTTGGCCGATCACCGCGCCGCCTTCTGCGGCAACCTCTCCGGGGGTGAGCGCACCCGGGTGTCGCTGGCGTGCGCGTTGGTCTGCCAGCCCGAGCTGCTCGTGCTCGACGAACCGACGGTGGGCCTGGACCCCGTGCTGCGGGCGAACCTTTGGGAGCAGTTCGCCGACCTTGCCCGCGGCGGGACCACGCTGCTGGTCTCCAGCCATGTCATGGACGAAGCCGACCATTGCGGCGACCTGTTGCTGATGCGCGCGGGCCGCTTGGTCGCGCACACCACCCCGACCCGACTACGAGAGGACACCGGATGCACGTCACTGGAGGACGCGTTTCTGTCCATCATCAGGCGCAGCACCACGCCGCAAGCCGGCTAG
- a CDS encoding DUF732 domain-containing protein has translation MRLATRVQLAGLRFVGVSTGLAALVAAPAAPVRADMMGNAFLVALANAGVSYSQPASATALGQSVCPMVVQPGGSFDSVTAKMADGHGMSYDAAGVFTLIAIATYCPAVMQPLLPHRLQA, from the coding sequence GTGAGATTGGCGACACGTGTGCAACTAGCCGGCCTGCGGTTCGTGGGGGTGAGCACGGGCCTGGCCGCGTTGGTTGCGGCGCCGGCGGCGCCCGTGCGCGCCGACATGATGGGCAACGCGTTTCTGGTGGCTCTCGCGAATGCCGGCGTCTCCTATTCACAACCGGCGAGCGCGACGGCGTTGGGGCAGTCGGTGTGCCCGATGGTCGTCCAGCCGGGTGGGTCGTTCGACTCGGTTACCGCCAAAATGGCCGACGGCCACGGAATGTCGTACGATGCGGCGGGCGTGTTCACCCTCATCGCGATCGCCACGTATTGCCCGGCGGTGATGCAGCCGCTGCTGCCGCACCGGCTGCAGGCCTAG